One window of the Solanum stenotomum isolate F172 chromosome 11, ASM1918654v1, whole genome shotgun sequence genome contains the following:
- the LOC125843619 gene encoding BTB/POZ domain-containing protein At1g21780 — MAEGKVETLSRLAQWRIDNFAASTYKRSDPFKIGIWNWHLSIEKNRYLYIRLFPEPSRLSKEQLPPPFARFMLRVSTTGTNRRPHISPVYERLLRTSDDFVWPIDSCLQGRFIIDVEFLDLKIYTPHGGEGKSIWPNDMILQSLATQSTLRCLSRMLDESIHADVTINTADGSVQAHKAILSATSPVFHSMFLHDLREKESSIIDIEDMSTESCRALLSYLYGTIKQEDFWKHRLALLGAANKYDIVDLKNACEESLLEDINSGNVLERLQEAWLYQLNKLKKGCLMYLFDFGKIYEVREEINNFFRQADRDLMLEMFQEVLTVWKPA, encoded by the exons atggcaGAGGGCAAGGTAGAGACTCTATCAAGGTTAGCTCAATGGAGGATTGACAATTTCGCAGCATCTACTTACAAAAGATCTGACCCTTTCAAAATTGGTATATGGAACTG GCATCTGTCAATTGAGAAGAATCGGTATTTGTATATTCGCTTGTTTCCTGAACCTTCTCGGCTTTCGAAAGAGCAGCTTCCTCCTCCTTTTGCTCGCTTTATGCTCCGTGTTTCTACAACTGGAACCAATCGGAGACCTCATATATCTCCTG TGTATGAGAGGCTTCTTCGAACAAGTGATGACTTTGTGTGGCCTATTGATTCTTGTTTACAAGGTCGATTCATCATTGATGTTGAGTTCCTTGACCTGAAGATCTACACACCACAT GGTGGAGAAGGAAAATCTATATGGCCCAATGACATGATTTTGCAATCTTTAGCTACCCAAAGTACTCTCCGATGCCTCTCTCGCATGCTTGATGAGTCCATCCATGCTGATGTTACCATTAATACGGCTGATGGATCAGTGCAAGCTCACAAAGCGATACTGTCTGCTACTTCTCCTGTATTCCACAGCATGTTCCTTCACGATCTCAGGGAGAAAGAATCCTCTATAATCGACATAGAGGACATGTCAACAGAATCATGCAGAGCGCTTCTCAGTTACTTGTATGGGACCATAAAACAAGAGGATTTCTGGAAGCACCGATTGGCATTGCTGGGTGCGGCAAACAAGTATGACATTGTAGATTTGAAGAATGCTTGTGAGGAAAGTCTCCTAGAAGATATCAACTCGGGGAATGTCCTTGAAAGATTGCAAGAGGCCTGGCTTTACcaactaaataaattgaaaaaaggtTGCTTGATGTATTTGTTCGATTTTGGCAAGATTTATGAAGTTAGGGAGGAAATTAACAACTTCTTCAGACAGGCAGATAGAGATCTGATGCTAGAGATGTTTCAAGAAGTGCTCACAGTTTGGAAGCCTGCCTAA
- the LOC125843610 gene encoding chlorophyllide a oxygenase, chloroplastic-like, with translation MTAIATATAISLSLPFSLCRSNKSCTRKFVKGSFGVFAVYGEEGGIPDKKSSWLTLFNVEDPRTKVPQSKGKFLDANQAFEVARYDLQYCDWRARQDVLSIMLLHEKVVEVLNPLARDYKSIGTMKKELAELQEELSQAHNQVHISETRVSAALDKLAYMEELVNDRLLQERSTVESECTSSSASTSTGLLDTPKSKQPRRTLNVSGPVKDYSSRLKNFWYPVAFSADLKDDTMLPIDCFEQSWVIFRGADGKPGCVRNTCAHRACPLDLGSVNEGRIQCPYHGWEYSTDGKCEKMPSTRLLNVKIKALPCFEQEGMIWIWPGNDPPAATLPSLLPPSGFQIHAEIVMELPVEHGLLLDNLLDLAHAPFTHTSTFAKGWSVPSLVKFLTPASGLQGYWDPYPIDMEFRPPCMVLSTIGISKPGKLEGQSTKQCSTHLHQLHVCLPASRQKTRLLYRMSLDFAPLLKHIPFMQYVWRHFAEQVLNEDLRLVLGQQDRMLNGANIWNLPVSYDKLGVRYRIWRDAVDSGEKELPFSK, from the exons atgaCAGCCATTGCTACTGCTACTGctatttctctttctcttcctttctctttGTGCCGCTCTAACAAGTCTTGTACTAGAAAG TTTGTCAAAGGGAGCTTTGGAGTATTTGCAGTGTATGGGGAGGAGGGTGGGATTCCAGATAAGAAAAGTTCCTGGTTGACACTCTTTAATGTGGAAGATCCCAGGACTAAAGTTCCACAAAGTAAAGGCAAGTTCTTGGATGCAAATCAAGCTTTTGAAGTTGCTAGATATGATCTACAATACTGTGATTGGAGAGCTAGGCAAGATGTACTTTCTATAATGCTCCTACACGAAAAG GTTGTGGAAGTACTAAACCCTCTAGCACGTGATTATAAATCTATTGGAACCATGAAGAAGGAACTTGCAGAGTTGCAAGAAGAACTTTCTCAGGCCCACAACCAG GTACATATATCAGAGACTCGGGTTTCTGCTGCTTTAGATAAGCTAGCTTACATGGAAGAGCTGGTTAACGATAGGCTTCTGCAAGAGAGAAGCACAGTAGAATCAGAATGCACGTCTTCCTCTGCAAGCACGTCAACAGGATTATTAGACACTCCTAAAAGCAAGCAACCCCGAAGAACGCTGAATGTCTCAGGTCCTGTTAAAGATTACAGTTCCCGTTTGAAGAACTTTTGGTACCCTGTAGCATTCTCCGCAGATCTTAAGGATGACACCATG TTACCAATTGATTGCTTTGAGCAATCGTGGGTGATCTTTCGTGGGGCTGATGGAAAACCTGGATGTGTCCGGAATACATGTGCACATAGAGCCTGCCCCCTTGATCTTGGCTCAGTGAATGAGGGTCGCATCCAATGCCCTTATCATG GATGGGAGTATTCCACTGATGGGAAGTGTGAGAAAATGCCATCAACAAGATTACTGAATGTAAAGATCAAAGCACTGCCCTGCTTTGAGCAAGAGGGAATGATATGGATTTGGCCAGGAAATGATCCACCTGCAGCTACCCTTCCTTCTTTACTACCACCTTCTGGATTTCAGATCCATGCAGAG ATAGTCATGGAACTTCCGGTGGAACATGGACTACTTTTAGACAATCTTTTAGATCTTGCACATGCACCTTTCACTCATACATCAACTTTTGCTAAAGGATGGAGTGTACCAAG cTTGGTAAAGTTCTTGACTCCTGCATCTGGTCTGCAAGGATATTGGGATCCATATCCAATAGATATGGAATTTAGACCACCTTGTATGGTTTTATCCACCATTGGCATCTCAAAGCCAGGCAAATTGGAGGGACAGAGCACCAAGCAGTGTTCTACGCACCTTCATCAACTGCATGTTTGCTTACCTGCATCACGACAGAAGACACGGTTATTATATAGAATGTCACTGGATTTTGCTCCCCTGCTGAAACACATCCCCTTCATGCAATACGTTTGGAGACATTTTGCTGAGCAG GTTTTAAATGAAGACTTACGGCTTGTTCTTGGCCAGCAGGATCGCATGCTCAATGGCGCAAATATTTGGAACCTGCCAGTGTCTTATGATAAGCTAGGTGTGAGGTATAGAATATGGAGAGATGCTGTAGATAGTGGAGAAAAGGAACTACCTTTCAGCAAATAA
- the LOC125843608 gene encoding filament-like plant protein isoform X4, translating to MVIEMEKRKWLWKRRPSDKSPGETESSGSLSSYSERYSDEQDVLKEFPDHDKQSPEVTSKAASIDDESKESLRCLTEKLSAALVNVSAKEDLVKQHAKVAEEAIAGWEKAENEVAVLKQQLDAAVQQNLTLEVRVSHLDGALKECVRQLRQARDEQEKMIQDAMAEKNELESEKTALEKQLLKLQTQVEAGKAEMPTSTDPDILVRLKYLEKENTALKIELLSCSEVLEIRTIERDLSTQAAETASKQQLESIKKLTKLEAECRKLQAMARKSSPFNDQRSSAVSSFYVDSVTDSQSDSGERLNTVDNDALKMSKLETREYEPSCSNSWASALIAELDQFKNEKAMPKTLAVCSIEIDMMDDFLEMEQLAALSETANKTPSVASDVVPHDSPNIENPLAAEYNSITQRVAELEQKLEKIEAEKTELENALNESQDALKVSSLHLKETQTRLEGLQKELDVVNESKELLEFQLYGMEVEARTMSVNIDSLKTEVEREKSLSSDMEAKYRELENELRKRAQEAETQQTSGSNGELKIKQEDLAVAADKLAECQKTIASLGKQLQSLATLEDFLIDTANLPGGGSVVAKAGGELWKLHVNETFTPKRDSDPTKVEEENVSHSTNGNEGESPASSSSSSTSSTTQASTSKSKNGFGKLFSRSKSGVPALKVIEDK from the exons ATGGTTATTGAGATGGAAAAGAGGAAATGGTTGTGGAAAAGGAGACCTTCCGATAAGAGCCCTGGTGAAACGGAAAGTTCTGGTTCGTTGTCTTCATATTCGGAGAGATACTCCGATGAGCAG GATGTACTAAAAGAATTTCCTGACCATGACAAACAGTCACCAGAGGTAACCTCAAAAGCTGCATCCATTGATGATGAATCCAAGGAAAGCTTGAGATGCTTGACAGAGAAATTATCAGCTGCTCTTGTTAATGTTAGCGCCAAAGAAGACTTAGTCAAGCAGCATGCTAAAGTTGCTGAAGAAGCTATTGCAG GTTGGGAAAAGGCAGAAAATGAAGTTGCAGTTCTAAAGCAACAACTAGATGCAGCTGTGCAGCAGAACTTGACTTTGGAAGTTCGTGTCAGTCATCTCGACGGTGCACTCAAGGAATGTGTCAGACAGTTGAGACAAGCTAGAGATGAGCAAGAGAAAATGATTCAAGATGCTATGgcagaaaaaaatgaattggaaTCTGAAAAAACTGCACTTGAGAAACAGCTACTTAAGCTCCAGACACAAGTGGAGGCTGGTAAAGCTGAAATGCCTACTTCTACTGATCCTGATATCCTTGTCAGGCTTAAGTATCTAGAGAAAGAGAACACAGCTCTCAAAATTGAACTTCTCTCTTGTTCAGAAGTGTTGGAAATTAGGACTATTGAGAGGGATTTGAGCACTCAAGCAGCAGAAACTGCCAGCAAGCAGCAGCTGGAAAGCATAAAAAAGCTGACCAAACTTGAAGCTGAGTGTCGAAAGCTACAGGCCATGGCTCGCAAATCATCCCCATTCAATGATCAACGCTCCTCTGCTGTTTCATCTTTCTATGTGGACTCTGTCACCGATAGTCAGTCTGACAGTGGAGAGCGGTTAAACACAGTTGACAATGATGCCCTCAAGATGAGTAAACTGGAAACAAGAGAATATGAACCAAGTTGCTCAAATTCATGGGCTTCAGCACTCATTGCTGAGCTTGATCAATTTAAGAATGAAAAGGCCATGCCCAAAACTCTTGCTGTCTGTTCTATAGAAATCGATATGATGGATGATTTCTTGGAGATGGAGCAACTTGCTGCATTATCTGAAACTGCAAACAAGACACCTTCAGTAGCATCTGATGTTGTTCCTCATGATTCCCCCAATATTGAGAACCCTTTGGCAGCAGAATACAATTCCATTACACAAAGGGTGGCCGAATTAGAACAAAAGCTGGAGAAGATTGAAGCAGAGAAAACTGAACTGGAGAATGCTTTAAATGAGAGTCAAGATGCCCTTAAAGTGTCCTCTTTGCATCTTAAGGAAACTCAAACCAGGTTGGAAGGCCTGCAGAAGGAGCTAGATGTGGTAAATGAGTCAAAAGAGTTGCTCGAGTTTCAACTCTATGGCATGGAGGTAGAAGCACGGACGATGTCTGTAAATATTGATTCTTTGAAGACAGAAGTTGAAAGAGAAAAATCCTTGTCATCAGACATGGAAGCTAAGTATCGTGAATTGGAAAACGAGCTGAGAAAAAGAGCCCAGGAAGCTGAAACTCAGCAAACTTCTGGTTCAAATGgtgaattgaaaataaaacaG GAGGATTTAGCAGTGGCTGCTGACAAGCTTGCAGAATGCCAGAAAACAATTGCATCCCTTGGGAAACAGCTACAATCCCTAGCTACTCTAGAAGATTTCCTGATAGACACTGCAAATCTTCCTGGTGGAGGATCAGTTGTTGCTAAAGCAGGCGGAGAACTATGGAAGTTGCATGTAAACGAGACATTTACCCCAAAACGTGATTCTGATCCTaccaaggttgaggaagagaatgTGAGTCATTCTACAAACGGAAATGAAGGGGAATCTCCAGCAtcctcatcttcatcatctACTTCATCCACTACTCAAGCCAGCACTAGCAAAAGCAAAAATGGCTTTGGGAAGTTGTTTTCTCGGAGTAAGAGTGGAGTTCCAGCTCTAAAAGTTATCGAGGATAAATAA
- the LOC125843608 gene encoding filament-like plant protein isoform X1, whose amino-acid sequence MVIEMEKRKWLWKRRPSDKSPGETESSGSLSSYSERYSDEQQDVLKEFPDHDKQSPEVTSKAASIDDESKESLRCLTEKLSAALVNVSAKEDLVKQHAKVAEEAIAGWEKAENEVAVLKQQLDAAVQQNLTLEVRVSHLDGALKECVRQLRQARDEQEKMIQDAMAEKNELESEKTALEKQLLKLQTQVEAGKAEMPTSTDPDILVRLKYLEKENTALKIELLSCSEVLEIRTIERDLSTQAAETASKQQLESIKKLTKLEAECRKLQAMARKSSPFNDQRSSAVSSFYVDSVTDSQSDSGERLNTVDNDALKMSKLETREYEPSCSNSWASALIAELDQFKNEKAMPKTLAVCSIEIDMMDDFLEMEQLAALSETANKTPSVASDVVPHDSPNIENPLAAEYNSITQRVAELEQKLEKIEAEKTELENALNESQDALKVSSLHLKETQTRLEGLQKELDVVNESKELLEFQLYGMEVEARTMSVNIDSLKTEVEREKSLSSDMEAKYRELENELRKRAQEAETQQTSGSNGELKIKQQEDLAVAADKLAECQKTIASLGKQLQSLATLEDFLIDTANLPGGGSVVAKAGGELWKLHVNETFTPKRDSDPTKVEEENVSHSTNGNEGESPASSSSSSTSSTTQASTSKSKNGFGKLFSRSKSGVPALKVIEDK is encoded by the exons ATGGTTATTGAGATGGAAAAGAGGAAATGGTTGTGGAAAAGGAGACCTTCCGATAAGAGCCCTGGTGAAACGGAAAGTTCTGGTTCGTTGTCTTCATATTCGGAGAGATACTCCGATGAGCAG CAGGATGTACTAAAAGAATTTCCTGACCATGACAAACAGTCACCAGAGGTAACCTCAAAAGCTGCATCCATTGATGATGAATCCAAGGAAAGCTTGAGATGCTTGACAGAGAAATTATCAGCTGCTCTTGTTAATGTTAGCGCCAAAGAAGACTTAGTCAAGCAGCATGCTAAAGTTGCTGAAGAAGCTATTGCAG GTTGGGAAAAGGCAGAAAATGAAGTTGCAGTTCTAAAGCAACAACTAGATGCAGCTGTGCAGCAGAACTTGACTTTGGAAGTTCGTGTCAGTCATCTCGACGGTGCACTCAAGGAATGTGTCAGACAGTTGAGACAAGCTAGAGATGAGCAAGAGAAAATGATTCAAGATGCTATGgcagaaaaaaatgaattggaaTCTGAAAAAACTGCACTTGAGAAACAGCTACTTAAGCTCCAGACACAAGTGGAGGCTGGTAAAGCTGAAATGCCTACTTCTACTGATCCTGATATCCTTGTCAGGCTTAAGTATCTAGAGAAAGAGAACACAGCTCTCAAAATTGAACTTCTCTCTTGTTCAGAAGTGTTGGAAATTAGGACTATTGAGAGGGATTTGAGCACTCAAGCAGCAGAAACTGCCAGCAAGCAGCAGCTGGAAAGCATAAAAAAGCTGACCAAACTTGAAGCTGAGTGTCGAAAGCTACAGGCCATGGCTCGCAAATCATCCCCATTCAATGATCAACGCTCCTCTGCTGTTTCATCTTTCTATGTGGACTCTGTCACCGATAGTCAGTCTGACAGTGGAGAGCGGTTAAACACAGTTGACAATGATGCCCTCAAGATGAGTAAACTGGAAACAAGAGAATATGAACCAAGTTGCTCAAATTCATGGGCTTCAGCACTCATTGCTGAGCTTGATCAATTTAAGAATGAAAAGGCCATGCCCAAAACTCTTGCTGTCTGTTCTATAGAAATCGATATGATGGATGATTTCTTGGAGATGGAGCAACTTGCTGCATTATCTGAAACTGCAAACAAGACACCTTCAGTAGCATCTGATGTTGTTCCTCATGATTCCCCCAATATTGAGAACCCTTTGGCAGCAGAATACAATTCCATTACACAAAGGGTGGCCGAATTAGAACAAAAGCTGGAGAAGATTGAAGCAGAGAAAACTGAACTGGAGAATGCTTTAAATGAGAGTCAAGATGCCCTTAAAGTGTCCTCTTTGCATCTTAAGGAAACTCAAACCAGGTTGGAAGGCCTGCAGAAGGAGCTAGATGTGGTAAATGAGTCAAAAGAGTTGCTCGAGTTTCAACTCTATGGCATGGAGGTAGAAGCACGGACGATGTCTGTAAATATTGATTCTTTGAAGACAGAAGTTGAAAGAGAAAAATCCTTGTCATCAGACATGGAAGCTAAGTATCGTGAATTGGAAAACGAGCTGAGAAAAAGAGCCCAGGAAGCTGAAACTCAGCAAACTTCTGGTTCAAATGgtgaattgaaaataaaacaG CAGGAGGATTTAGCAGTGGCTGCTGACAAGCTTGCAGAATGCCAGAAAACAATTGCATCCCTTGGGAAACAGCTACAATCCCTAGCTACTCTAGAAGATTTCCTGATAGACACTGCAAATCTTCCTGGTGGAGGATCAGTTGTTGCTAAAGCAGGCGGAGAACTATGGAAGTTGCATGTAAACGAGACATTTACCCCAAAACGTGATTCTGATCCTaccaaggttgaggaagagaatgTGAGTCATTCTACAAACGGAAATGAAGGGGAATCTCCAGCAtcctcatcttcatcatctACTTCATCCACTACTCAAGCCAGCACTAGCAAAAGCAAAAATGGCTTTGGGAAGTTGTTTTCTCGGAGTAAGAGTGGAGTTCCAGCTCTAAAAGTTATCGAGGATAAATAA
- the LOC125843608 gene encoding filament-like plant protein isoform X2, whose amino-acid sequence MVIEMEKRKWLWKRRPSDKSPGETESSGSLSSYSERYSDEQDVLKEFPDHDKQSPEVTSKAASIDDESKESLRCLTEKLSAALVNVSAKEDLVKQHAKVAEEAIAGWEKAENEVAVLKQQLDAAVQQNLTLEVRVSHLDGALKECVRQLRQARDEQEKMIQDAMAEKNELESEKTALEKQLLKLQTQVEAGKAEMPTSTDPDILVRLKYLEKENTALKIELLSCSEVLEIRTIERDLSTQAAETASKQQLESIKKLTKLEAECRKLQAMARKSSPFNDQRSSAVSSFYVDSVTDSQSDSGERLNTVDNDALKMSKLETREYEPSCSNSWASALIAELDQFKNEKAMPKTLAVCSIEIDMMDDFLEMEQLAALSETANKTPSVASDVVPHDSPNIENPLAAEYNSITQRVAELEQKLEKIEAEKTELENALNESQDALKVSSLHLKETQTRLEGLQKELDVVNESKELLEFQLYGMEVEARTMSVNIDSLKTEVEREKSLSSDMEAKYRELENELRKRAQEAETQQTSGSNGELKIKQQEDLAVAADKLAECQKTIASLGKQLQSLATLEDFLIDTANLPGGGSVVAKAGGELWKLHVNETFTPKRDSDPTKVEEENVSHSTNGNEGESPASSSSSSTSSTTQASTSKSKNGFGKLFSRSKSGVPALKVIEDK is encoded by the exons ATGGTTATTGAGATGGAAAAGAGGAAATGGTTGTGGAAAAGGAGACCTTCCGATAAGAGCCCTGGTGAAACGGAAAGTTCTGGTTCGTTGTCTTCATATTCGGAGAGATACTCCGATGAGCAG GATGTACTAAAAGAATTTCCTGACCATGACAAACAGTCACCAGAGGTAACCTCAAAAGCTGCATCCATTGATGATGAATCCAAGGAAAGCTTGAGATGCTTGACAGAGAAATTATCAGCTGCTCTTGTTAATGTTAGCGCCAAAGAAGACTTAGTCAAGCAGCATGCTAAAGTTGCTGAAGAAGCTATTGCAG GTTGGGAAAAGGCAGAAAATGAAGTTGCAGTTCTAAAGCAACAACTAGATGCAGCTGTGCAGCAGAACTTGACTTTGGAAGTTCGTGTCAGTCATCTCGACGGTGCACTCAAGGAATGTGTCAGACAGTTGAGACAAGCTAGAGATGAGCAAGAGAAAATGATTCAAGATGCTATGgcagaaaaaaatgaattggaaTCTGAAAAAACTGCACTTGAGAAACAGCTACTTAAGCTCCAGACACAAGTGGAGGCTGGTAAAGCTGAAATGCCTACTTCTACTGATCCTGATATCCTTGTCAGGCTTAAGTATCTAGAGAAAGAGAACACAGCTCTCAAAATTGAACTTCTCTCTTGTTCAGAAGTGTTGGAAATTAGGACTATTGAGAGGGATTTGAGCACTCAAGCAGCAGAAACTGCCAGCAAGCAGCAGCTGGAAAGCATAAAAAAGCTGACCAAACTTGAAGCTGAGTGTCGAAAGCTACAGGCCATGGCTCGCAAATCATCCCCATTCAATGATCAACGCTCCTCTGCTGTTTCATCTTTCTATGTGGACTCTGTCACCGATAGTCAGTCTGACAGTGGAGAGCGGTTAAACACAGTTGACAATGATGCCCTCAAGATGAGTAAACTGGAAACAAGAGAATATGAACCAAGTTGCTCAAATTCATGGGCTTCAGCACTCATTGCTGAGCTTGATCAATTTAAGAATGAAAAGGCCATGCCCAAAACTCTTGCTGTCTGTTCTATAGAAATCGATATGATGGATGATTTCTTGGAGATGGAGCAACTTGCTGCATTATCTGAAACTGCAAACAAGACACCTTCAGTAGCATCTGATGTTGTTCCTCATGATTCCCCCAATATTGAGAACCCTTTGGCAGCAGAATACAATTCCATTACACAAAGGGTGGCCGAATTAGAACAAAAGCTGGAGAAGATTGAAGCAGAGAAAACTGAACTGGAGAATGCTTTAAATGAGAGTCAAGATGCCCTTAAAGTGTCCTCTTTGCATCTTAAGGAAACTCAAACCAGGTTGGAAGGCCTGCAGAAGGAGCTAGATGTGGTAAATGAGTCAAAAGAGTTGCTCGAGTTTCAACTCTATGGCATGGAGGTAGAAGCACGGACGATGTCTGTAAATATTGATTCTTTGAAGACAGAAGTTGAAAGAGAAAAATCCTTGTCATCAGACATGGAAGCTAAGTATCGTGAATTGGAAAACGAGCTGAGAAAAAGAGCCCAGGAAGCTGAAACTCAGCAAACTTCTGGTTCAAATGgtgaattgaaaataaaacaG CAGGAGGATTTAGCAGTGGCTGCTGACAAGCTTGCAGAATGCCAGAAAACAATTGCATCCCTTGGGAAACAGCTACAATCCCTAGCTACTCTAGAAGATTTCCTGATAGACACTGCAAATCTTCCTGGTGGAGGATCAGTTGTTGCTAAAGCAGGCGGAGAACTATGGAAGTTGCATGTAAACGAGACATTTACCCCAAAACGTGATTCTGATCCTaccaaggttgaggaagagaatgTGAGTCATTCTACAAACGGAAATGAAGGGGAATCTCCAGCAtcctcatcttcatcatctACTTCATCCACTACTCAAGCCAGCACTAGCAAAAGCAAAAATGGCTTTGGGAAGTTGTTTTCTCGGAGTAAGAGTGGAGTTCCAGCTCTAAAAGTTATCGAGGATAAATAA
- the LOC125843608 gene encoding filament-like plant protein isoform X3, with translation MVIEMEKRKWLWKRRPSDKSPGETESSGSLSSYSERYSDEQQDVLKEFPDHDKQSPEVTSKAASIDDESKESLRCLTEKLSAALVNVSAKEDLVKQHAKVAEEAIAGWEKAENEVAVLKQQLDAAVQQNLTLEVRVSHLDGALKECVRQLRQARDEQEKMIQDAMAEKNELESEKTALEKQLLKLQTQVEAGKAEMPTSTDPDILVRLKYLEKENTALKIELLSCSEVLEIRTIERDLSTQAAETASKQQLESIKKLTKLEAECRKLQAMARKSSPFNDQRSSAVSSFYVDSVTDSQSDSGERLNTVDNDALKMSKLETREYEPSCSNSWASALIAELDQFKNEKAMPKTLAVCSIEIDMMDDFLEMEQLAALSETANKTPSVASDVVPHDSPNIENPLAAEYNSITQRVAELEQKLEKIEAEKTELENALNESQDALKVSSLHLKETQTRLEGLQKELDVVNESKELLEFQLYGMEVEARTMSVNIDSLKTEVEREKSLSSDMEAKYRELENELRKRAQEAETQQTSGSNGELKIKQEDLAVAADKLAECQKTIASLGKQLQSLATLEDFLIDTANLPGGGSVVAKAGGELWKLHVNETFTPKRDSDPTKVEEENVSHSTNGNEGESPASSSSSSTSSTTQASTSKSKNGFGKLFSRSKSGVPALKVIEDK, from the exons ATGGTTATTGAGATGGAAAAGAGGAAATGGTTGTGGAAAAGGAGACCTTCCGATAAGAGCCCTGGTGAAACGGAAAGTTCTGGTTCGTTGTCTTCATATTCGGAGAGATACTCCGATGAGCAG CAGGATGTACTAAAAGAATTTCCTGACCATGACAAACAGTCACCAGAGGTAACCTCAAAAGCTGCATCCATTGATGATGAATCCAAGGAAAGCTTGAGATGCTTGACAGAGAAATTATCAGCTGCTCTTGTTAATGTTAGCGCCAAAGAAGACTTAGTCAAGCAGCATGCTAAAGTTGCTGAAGAAGCTATTGCAG GTTGGGAAAAGGCAGAAAATGAAGTTGCAGTTCTAAAGCAACAACTAGATGCAGCTGTGCAGCAGAACTTGACTTTGGAAGTTCGTGTCAGTCATCTCGACGGTGCACTCAAGGAATGTGTCAGACAGTTGAGACAAGCTAGAGATGAGCAAGAGAAAATGATTCAAGATGCTATGgcagaaaaaaatgaattggaaTCTGAAAAAACTGCACTTGAGAAACAGCTACTTAAGCTCCAGACACAAGTGGAGGCTGGTAAAGCTGAAATGCCTACTTCTACTGATCCTGATATCCTTGTCAGGCTTAAGTATCTAGAGAAAGAGAACACAGCTCTCAAAATTGAACTTCTCTCTTGTTCAGAAGTGTTGGAAATTAGGACTATTGAGAGGGATTTGAGCACTCAAGCAGCAGAAACTGCCAGCAAGCAGCAGCTGGAAAGCATAAAAAAGCTGACCAAACTTGAAGCTGAGTGTCGAAAGCTACAGGCCATGGCTCGCAAATCATCCCCATTCAATGATCAACGCTCCTCTGCTGTTTCATCTTTCTATGTGGACTCTGTCACCGATAGTCAGTCTGACAGTGGAGAGCGGTTAAACACAGTTGACAATGATGCCCTCAAGATGAGTAAACTGGAAACAAGAGAATATGAACCAAGTTGCTCAAATTCATGGGCTTCAGCACTCATTGCTGAGCTTGATCAATTTAAGAATGAAAAGGCCATGCCCAAAACTCTTGCTGTCTGTTCTATAGAAATCGATATGATGGATGATTTCTTGGAGATGGAGCAACTTGCTGCATTATCTGAAACTGCAAACAAGACACCTTCAGTAGCATCTGATGTTGTTCCTCATGATTCCCCCAATATTGAGAACCCTTTGGCAGCAGAATACAATTCCATTACACAAAGGGTGGCCGAATTAGAACAAAAGCTGGAGAAGATTGAAGCAGAGAAAACTGAACTGGAGAATGCTTTAAATGAGAGTCAAGATGCCCTTAAAGTGTCCTCTTTGCATCTTAAGGAAACTCAAACCAGGTTGGAAGGCCTGCAGAAGGAGCTAGATGTGGTAAATGAGTCAAAAGAGTTGCTCGAGTTTCAACTCTATGGCATGGAGGTAGAAGCACGGACGATGTCTGTAAATATTGATTCTTTGAAGACAGAAGTTGAAAGAGAAAAATCCTTGTCATCAGACATGGAAGCTAAGTATCGTGAATTGGAAAACGAGCTGAGAAAAAGAGCCCAGGAAGCTGAAACTCAGCAAACTTCTGGTTCAAATGgtgaattgaaaataaaacaG GAGGATTTAGCAGTGGCTGCTGACAAGCTTGCAGAATGCCAGAAAACAATTGCATCCCTTGGGAAACAGCTACAATCCCTAGCTACTCTAGAAGATTTCCTGATAGACACTGCAAATCTTCCTGGTGGAGGATCAGTTGTTGCTAAAGCAGGCGGAGAACTATGGAAGTTGCATGTAAACGAGACATTTACCCCAAAACGTGATTCTGATCCTaccaaggttgaggaagagaatgTGAGTCATTCTACAAACGGAAATGAAGGGGAATCTCCAGCAtcctcatcttcatcatctACTTCATCCACTACTCAAGCCAGCACTAGCAAAAGCAAAAATGGCTTTGGGAAGTTGTTTTCTCGGAGTAAGAGTGGAGTTCCAGCTCTAAAAGTTATCGAGGATAAATAA